Proteins encoded within one genomic window of Verrucomicrobiota bacterium:
- a CDS encoding glycosyltransferase family 1 protein, producing the protein MNLLQITPGAGKMFCGNCFRDNALVAALRKMGHSALLVPLYLPLTL; encoded by the coding sequence ATGAACCTCCTTCAGATCACGCCGGGCGCGGGAAAAATGTTCTGCGGAAATTGCTTCCGCGACAATGCCCTGGTAGCCGCGCTGCGCAAGATGGGACACTCCGCGCTGCTCGTCCCGCTTTATCTGCCGCTGACGCTGG